Proteins encoded by one window of Haematobia irritans isolate KBUSLIRL chromosome 2, ASM5000362v1, whole genome shotgun sequence:
- the RpL21 gene encoding ribosomal protein L21, with protein sequence MTNSKGYRRGTRDMFSRPFRKHGVIPLSTYMRVFKNGDIVDIKGNGAVQKGMPYKAYHGKTGRVFNVTPHAVGVIVNKRVRGKILPKRINVRIEHVHHSKCREDFLRRVKENERLLKDAKAKGTWVNLKRQPAQPKKAHFVKQIEEPIVLAPIPYEFIA encoded by the coding sequence ATGACTAATTCCAAGGGTTATCGTCGCGGCACCAGAGACATGTTCTCTCGCCCCTTCCGCAAGCATGGTGTCATCCCATTGTCCACCTACATGCGTGTCTTCAAGAACGGCGATATTGTGGACATCAAAGGTAACGGTGCTGTTCAAAAGGGTATGCCTTACAAGGCCTATCATGGCAAAACTGGCCGTGTCTTCAATGTTACCCCCCATGCTGTTGGTGTTATTGTAAACAAGCGTGTGCGCGGAAAGATCCTACCCAAGCGCATCAATGTTCGCATTGAACATGTCCATCACTCCAAGTGCCGTGAGGATTTCTTGCGTCGCGTCAAGGAAAACGAACGCTTGTTGAAGGATGCCAAGGCTAAGGGTACCTGGGTTAATTTGAAACGTCAACCTGCCCAACCCAAAAAGGCTCATTTCGTCAAACAAATCGAGGAACCAATTGTTTTGGCTCCCATTCCTTATGAATTCATTGCTTAA
- the LOC142223420 gene encoding innexin inx5-like → MYDAVKPLSKYLQFKSVRIYDLIFTLHSKCTVVILLTCTILLSAKQYFGEPINCISDEKQLDYVNSYCWTMGTYILNYYDIEEYFAYLSNSTKLEDRMKAMEIAEGVGPEIINKSERVYMRYYQWVVIVLLIQSFVFYFPSFLWKIWEGQRLNELCSGIGTSLLPDDTYLSKRKSLLTYFSSDYKDVHFCYIARYVFCETLNFAISIINILFLDLFLNGFWVKYSLAIAALPQYNWERWNAITSKVFPKISKCMMAKTGPSGGKTTFDSLCLLPLNILNEKIFAFLYCWFIVMCAMSGINLIYRYVMIYNPSFRLHLLHCRARFMPRSYIRNVISDFSFGDWFVLFKVSRNINPVVFRDLMQDLYEKCNAKKPMDLKI, encoded by the exons ATGTATGACGCAGTGAAGCCTctatcaaaatatttacaatttaagtcTGTGAGAATATATGATTTGATCTTTACGTTGCATTCCAAATGCACGGTGGTCATATTACTGACATGTACCATTCTCCTTTCCGCCAAACAATATTTTGGAGAACCAATCAATTGTATTAGTGACGAGAAGCAGTTGGATTATGTGAATTCCTATTGCTGGACTATGGgaacatatattttgaattattACGATATAGAAGAATATTTTGCGTATTTGTCAAACAGTACCAAACTCGAAGATCGGATGAAGGCAATGGAAATAGCAGAAG GAGTTGGACcagaaattattaataaatctgAACGTGTATACATGCGCTACTATCAATGGGTTGTTATTGTATTGCTTATCCAGTCTTTTGTCTTTTATTTTCCAtcgttcctatggaaaatttgggagGGTCAGCGATTAAATGAATTATGCTCTGGTATAG gAACTTCTTTATTACCCGATGATACTTATTTATCAAAGAGAAAAAGTTTGCTAACATATTTCAGCTCCGATTATAAAGATGTACATTTCTGTTATATTGCTCGATATGTCTTCTGCGAGACACTTAATTTTGCTATAAGCATTATCAACATATTGTTCTTGGATCTATTTCTTAATGGATTTTGGGTAAAATATAGTCTTGCTATAGCTGCTTTGCCACAATACAATTGGGAACGTTGGAATGCAATAACATCGAAAGTATTTCCGAAAATATCTAAATGTATGATGGCCAAAACTGGACCTTCTGGAGGCAAGACAACTTTTGATAGTTTGTGTCTACTACCactgaatattttgaatgaaaaaattttcgcctTTTTATATTGCTGGTTTATTGTGATGTGCGCTATGTCgggtataaatttaatttatcgtTATGTAATGATATACAATCCGTCCTTCCGTTTACATTTGTTACATTGTCGTGCTCGCTTCATGCCCAGATCTTACATAAGGAATGTTATTTCGGACTTTTCTTTTGGTGACTGGTTTGTTCTATTCAAAGTGAGTAGAAATATAAACCCTGTGGTATTCCGAGACCTTATGCAAGATCTCTACGAAAAATGTAATGCAAAAAAGCCTATGGATTTAAAGATCTGA
- the LOC142223424 gene encoding uncharacterized protein LOC142223424 gives MDNAVEILSNILLPPCFCYFCKFQIGAGMDLRQHYEEYHRKEFLECNSKESANNNYHEEVNYELSPGGIGDNISLDKTKLKNRRTKFQAHEKPHQCHICNKSFTQRSSCIRHVRELHEQPQRLACDHCELRFNNQFNLRNHLKKAHGVIFEAFKCPHCPRVYNKQISLSKHMLSAHKDINQESTEMANGMSVPIENDPHILAENVLEELKQLQAAIAVTHNDGCEVDDNTHNETKNTSIDDAIVDEITIKDRLNPYGKVEIYKVQRIKRAEGFYYICEYCSKEFRKKSGYIRHRRTHTKIRPYICVMCKKSFPTQNELKRHCSTHILSEEQKYYKCPKCFEGFSTITGFDRHISLHSPEFYISFNCKECPKVFHSLKMYLSHSHADYELTMLKTLLPPPICMLQGEEKEYIDNKEKSNGSFKCSICGLEQHSQQALIQHEKRHKNLLKHQCSVCKRFYASLCTLRVHTRIHNNNRKYKCRQCNKKFQTKYDLKRHDLIHKQSIKNFKCRYCDQQFKTVSYCRSHMMTHLKQLIKTSVNGANDTSQHRKITLQTVIQNNNNMGIIVNDMNITKKPKIQRPPKTQEQIVCLKCGQQFRFNAWLKKHMAESHSQEKPFKCDICMKSFRIMKTLKQHILIHQDGGLPKPTCQVCGKPYANQRSLKIHLRLHTDEKPFKCEMDPSCMQTFRTSGHLASHQKSKHRHLKT, from the exons ATGGATAATGCGGTTGAAATCCtaagcaatattttattgcctccttgcttttgttacttttgtaaatttcaaattgggGCAGGTATGGATTTGAGGCAGCATTACGAGGAATACCATCGTAAGGAATTTCTCGAATGCAACTCGAAGGAGAGTGCAAATAATAATTATCATGAAGAGGTGAACTATGAATTGTCCCCTGGTGGGATAGGTGATAATATCTCTCTGGATAAaacgaaattgaaaaatcgtagAACGAAATTTCAGGCCCATGAGAAACCTCATCAG TGTCACATATGTAATAAGAGTTTCACCCAAAGGTCTTCCTGTATACGACACGTAAGAGAGTTGCATGAACAACCACAAAGATTGGCCTGTGATCATTGCGAATTGAG ATTTAATAATCAATTCAATTTGCGCAATCATTTGAAGAAAGCTCATGGtgttatatttgaagcatttaaaTGTCCTCACTGTCCTCGTGTGtataataaacaaatttctCTCTCCAAACATATGCTTTCTGCTCATAAAGATATCAATCAAGAATCTACTGAAATGGCTAATGGGATGTCGGTGCCAATAGAAAACGATCCTCATATATTAGCCGAGAATGTATTAGAAGAACTGAAACAACTTCAGGCAGCTATAGCGGTAACACATAATGATGGTTGTGAAGTGGATGATAATACCCACAATGAAACTAAAAATACCTCAATAGATGATGCTATAGTAGATGAAATAACTATAAAAGATCGTTTAAATCCTTATGGCAAAGTAGAAATATACAAAGTGCAACGGATCAAAAGAGCCGAAGGATTTTACTATATATGTGAATATTGCAGCAaggaatttagaaaaaaatctggATACATAAG GCATCGTCGTACGCATACAAAAATACGACCTTATATATGTGTAATGTGCAAGAAATCATTTCCCACTCAAAATGAATTGAAACGACATTGTTCAACACATATTTTAAGTGaggaacaaaaatattataaatgtcCAAAATGTTTCGAAGGATTCTCTACAATAACTGGATTCGATAGGCATATAAG CTTACACTCACCCGAGTTTTATATAAGTTTCAATTGCAAAGAATGCCCCAAAGTATTTCactcattaaaaatgtatttaagtcACAGTCATGCTGACTATGAATTGACAATGTTAAAGACATTACTTCCACCTCCTATATGCATGCTTCAGGGTGAAgaaaaagaatatatagataatAAGGAAAAATCAAATGGTAGTTTCAAATGTTCCATATGCGGCTTAGAACAACATTCGCAGCAAGCTCTAATACAACATGAAAAAcgacataaaaatttgttgaaacatCAATGTTCAGTTTGTAAAAG ATTTTATGCTTCCCTATGTACATTGCGAGTACACACCAGAATTCATAATAATAATCGCAAATATAAATGTCGCCAGTGCAATAAAAAGTTCCAAACAAAGTATGACCTAAAACGACATGATCTTATTCATAAgcaatcaatcaaaaattttaaatgtcgcTATTGTGATCAACAGTTCAAAACTGTTTCATATTGTCGCAGTCATATGATGACACATTTAAAGCAATTGATAAAAACCAGTGTTAATGGTGCAAATGATACATCACAGCATCGGAAGATTACCCTACAAACTGTTatacaaaataacaataatatggGTATAATTGTAAATGATATGAATATAacgaaaaaaccaaaaatacagAGACCACCTAAAACACAGGAGCAGATAGTGTGCCTAAAGTGTGGACAACAATTTCGATTTAATGCATGGCTCAAAAAACATATGGCAGAAAGTCATTCACAGGAGAAACCATTCAAATGTGATATTTGTATGAAAAGTTTTCGAATAATGAAAACTCTAAAGCAACATATTTTAATACACCAAGATGGTGGTTTGCCAAAACCAACATGTCAAGTTTGTGGAAAGCCATATGCCAATCAGAGATCATTGAAAATTCACCTACGCCTGCATACCGATGAAAAACCATTTAAATGTGAAATGGATCCATCATGTATGCAAACCTTTCGGACATCGGGTCATTTGGCAAGtcatcaaaaatcaaaacatcgTCATCTAAAAacgtaa
- the LOC142223428 gene encoding uncharacterized protein LOC142223428, translating into MRILRSHYLRLQKNANSSANVTNGSSSQGRKVGIRSAPYKNNTNQYDLRSQNTEHRTLNRKESVLVTNIDYGQQRRRHSCSSTVSSATSTSDASSSSGSSSSSASSSSSSDCTTTVANTNSSGYETSNNNNNEEIITLNENEFRAAIEKNLNNQIPNVQTTYLQKKFDQTKMRIRFTNVPQNVGKINVILEYKDVGPQWLTAIYRKYENYLWRKTIRDPPKRKSRWYYICMLCDKQLCLFDSLKSHLNNHLELYPYVCKLCSKQYTNRNPIIRHLKIQHEILNDFQNYIGQ; encoded by the exons ATGAGG ATATTACGATCTCATTATTTACGTCTTCAAAAGAATGCAAATTCTTCGGCGAACGTGACAAATGGTTCCTCGTCCCAGGGACGAaag GTCGGCATCAGGTCCGCGCCatacaaaaacaatacaaaCCAATATGACCTACGATCGCAAAATACAGAGCACAGGACTTTGAATAGAAAGGAAAGCGTATTAGTAACTAATATAGACTATGGACAGCAGCGACGGCGCCATTCATGTAGCTCCACGGTTTCTTCAGCAACATCCACTTCAGATGCCTCTTCATCATCTGGATCGTCATCCTCATCAGCTTCATCCTCTTCGTCGTCAGATTGCACAACTACCGTAGCGAATACAAATTCCTCAGGATATGAAACatccaataataataataacgaaGAGATTATAACGctaaatgaaaatgaatttagagcggctatagaaaaaaatctaaataatcAGATACCAAATGTACAAACTACCTATcttcaaaaaaagtttgaccAGACTAAAATGAGAATTCGATTCACAAATGTTCcacaaaatgttggtaaaatcaaTGTTATCCTCGAATATAAAGATGTCGGTCCACAATGGTTAACTGCTATCTATCGTAAATATGAGAACTATTTATGGCGTAAAACGATACGTGATCCACCCAAACGCAAATCTCGATGGTATTATATTTGCATGTTGTGTGACAAACAGCTATGTTTATTTGATTCCCTGAAGAGTCACCTAAATAATCATTTGGAATTATATCCTTACGTATGCAAACTTTGTTCCAAACAATACACCAATCGTAATCCTATAATAagacatttaaaaattcaacatGAAATATTAAacgattttcaaaattatattggcCAATAG
- the Nubpl gene encoding NUBP iron-sulfur cluster assembly factor, mitochondrial isoform X1 translates to MVAMTTASNLCFEGSDLIVWSYVINNFGLSFGFKNKYVGQTSSDIGHDKVSPHQEALMARGLPKRKNLPGVENIVVVASGKGGVGKSTVAVNLSVSLASMGKRVGLLDADVFGPSIPLMMNIHEEPLVNDNNHIIPPVNYGVKCLSMGMLTKEGDAIIWRGPLVMSALQRLLKGTVWGPLDILIVDTPPGTGDIHLSLTQNVPITGVLLVSTPQTASLEVTLRGAQMYKTFGVPIFGLAENMGHTICGNCHHKIEIFKNNTQKFVKQMNTKILTSIPMDGNITECCDVGVPMVLKYKDGEYAKSFKSLALEILQNIDANKEKINDQS, encoded by the exons ATGGTCGCTATGACTACCGCCTCAAATTTATGTTTTGAAGGCTCCGATTTGATTGTGTGGTCATATGTAATCAACAATTTCGGTTTAtcctttggatttaaaaataaatatgttggGCAGACATCAAGTGACATTGGCCATGACAAAG TATCACCACACCAGGAAGCGTTAATGGCCAGAGGATTACCAAAGAGAAAAAATCTACCTggagtagaaaatattgttgtaGTAGCATCAGGAAAAGGAGGAGTTGGAAAATCTACAGTTGCAGTCAACTTATCGGTATCATTAGCATCGATGGGAAAACGAGTGGGTCTTTTGGATGCTGATGTATTTGGACCATCTATACCACTTATGATGAACATTCATGAGGAACCTTTGGTGAATGACAATAACCATATAATACCTCCAGTGAACTATGGAGTTAAGTGTCTATCCATGGGTATGTTAACTAAAGAAGGCGATGCTATTATTTGGCGAGGACCATTAGTCATGTCTGCCCTGCAGCGACTTTTGAAAGGAACTGTTTGGGGACCTTTGGATATTTTAATAGTAGACACTCCGCCAGGAACTGGTGATATACATCTGTCATTAACACAAAATGTACCAATTACTGGTGTGCTTCTAGTAAGTACGCCACAAACTGCCTCTTTGGAAGTTACGCTCAGAGGAGCACAAATGTACAAAACATTTGGCGTTCCTATATTTGGTCTGGCCGAAAACATGGGTCATACGATTTGTGGAAATTGTCACCACAAGATAgagatatttaaaaataatacccaaaaatttgttaaacaaatgaatacaaaaatattaacatCTATCCCTATGGATGGAAATATAACAGAATGCTGTGATGTCGGTGTACCTATGGTACTCAAATATAAGGATGGTGAATATGCCAAAAGTTTTAAATCTTTAGCATTAGAAATTCTTCAAAACATTGATGCCAATAAGGAAAAAATAAATGACCAATCTTAA
- the Tif-IA gene encoding RNA polymerase I-specific transcription initiation factor RRN3 homolog Tif-IA, protein MAFNSNMSIISGKTSLSSILKTYSTSEREKTKNAIMNKVRFEMPKKKGILEVVKAVDERQNYETMNEFVAFLTENTLDDTEFTAVFNDARSIANKLSPKYTILVESLLSQTWISRSCEARKAFSGFCLDILVAHNKYLSFGITKIIASWIPTDNDIGLWVNGTPTADLDDGLQAIHHLLECILNAIPMAFDATLDAIENLFPYYKKATHIVVGYVHNMLKLMEYKPIFAENIIQLLMQNLIILDVHAPRAAIEELESDDEDDEGDDEEEQEMFEMDDCEKKPNLDKPMNHPVAHTLDICMMKIFNFLDTKSPASHILNDSERQQKTLESLTFLRIMIKAFDNVILPIHNTHHAQFILFYFCSLKPCLAETFLASLWDKIKNPNCSAVIRQASVGYMASFLARSKFISINTVKHYLKELCAWAHKYIRDCDQYRSNGSLKANLVFFSVCQAIFYVIAFRSRDLTVDKKSLLFLQSLHLSALVTCNFNPLRVCLPAVATAFAGVTRAYQLAYCHAILERNARRKLATVYSNETATPEETLDTFFPFDPYLLKVSGQRITPIYLVYQASEAEDCNGAVDNISQITDANTAPTSSRKRGDSEMMDHDIDDFILSDKRQRLTSLTKSQENQFTYGLSPGFHI, encoded by the exons ATGGCCTTCAATTCCAATATGTCGATTATCAGTGGCAAAACGTCGCTCTCGTCGATACTGAAGACATATTCGACTTCCGAaagggaaaaaacaaaaaacgcaaTTATGAATAAAGTGCGCTTTGAAATGCCCAAGAAAAAGGGTATTTTGGAAGTGGTGAAGGCTGTGGATGAGAGACAAAACTATGAAACGATGAACGAATTTGTAGCATTTCTGACGGAGAACACTTTAGAT GACACCGAATTTACAGCCGTTTTCAATGATGCTCGTTCTATTGCCAATAAATTAAGTCCAAAATATACAATTCTTGTTGAATCCTTGCTATCTCAAACATGGATAAGTAGAAGTTGTGAAGCCCGTAAAGCTTTCAGCGGCTTTTGTTTAGATATATTAGTGGCCCACAATAAGTATTTATCATTTGGTATAACCAAAATAATTGCATCATGGATACCAACTGATAACGACATAGGATTGTGGGTAAATGGCACACCAACCGCAGATTTGGACGATGGATTGCAGGCAATTCATCATTTATTAGAATGTATACTCAATGCTATACCAATGGCTTTCGATGCAACATTAGATGCTATTGAAAACTTATTTCCATATTATAAAAAAGCCACTCATATTGTTGTGGGTTATGTACATAATATGTTAAAACTCATGGAATATAAGCCTATATTCGCAGAAAACATAATACAGCTTTTAATGCAAAA TCTCATCATATTGGATGTCCATGCACCGCGAGCCGCCATAGAAGAACTGGAGAGCGATGATGAAGATGATGAGGGAGACGATGAAGAGGAACAGGAAATGTTTGAAATGGATGACTGTGAAAAAA AACCAAACCTTGACAAACCCATGAACCACCCGGTAGCCCATACTTTGGATATATgcatgatgaaaattttcaattttttggatacGAAAAGTCCTGCATCGCACATACTCAATGACTCTGAACGCCAACAAAAAACATtggaatcattaacatttctACGGATAATGATAAAAGCCTTTGACAATGTCATACTACCCATCCACAATACCCACCATGcacaatttatattattttatttttgcagtttAAAG ccatgtttaGCGGAGACGTTTTTGGCCTCTTTAtgggataaaattaaaaatccaaattgttcGGCAGTTATTCGACAAGCTTCAGTGGGATATATGGCTAGTTTCTTAGCACGGTCAAAATTTATAAGCATAAA CACAGTAAAACATTACCTCAAAGAATTATGTGCATGGGCTCATAAATATATACGTGATTGTGATCAGTATCGTTCAAATGGTTCCCTAAAAGCAAATTTGGTGTTTTTCTCAGTATGCCAAGCAATATTTTATGTGATAGCATTCCGTTCGCGGGATTTAACTGTGGATAAGAAAA gtttattatttttacaatCGTTACATTTGTCCGCTTTGGTTACATGCAATTTTAATCCATTGCGGGTATGTCTACCAGCTGTTGCCACCGCTTTCGCAGGTGTCACAAGAGCTTATCAATTGGCATATTGTCATGCCATTTTGGAACGTAATGCTCGACGAAAATTGGCAACGGTTTATTCTAATGAGACTGCAACACCCGAAGAGACTTTGGATACTTTCTTTCCATTTGATCCGTATCTTTTGAAAGT ttcTGGTCAACGTATTACACCAATTTATTTAGTCTATCAAGCAAGTGAGGCAGAAGATTGCAATGGTGCTGTTGATAATATATCTCAAATAACAGATGCTAATACCGCCCCAACTTCATCTCGTAAACGTGGTGACTCCGAAATGATGGATCATGATATTGATGATTTCATATTATCAGATAAACGGCAAAGATTGACAAGTTTGACAAAGAGTCAAGAAAATCAATTTACCTATGGACTTTCACCAGGTTTTCATATATAG
- the Nubpl gene encoding NUBP iron-sulfur cluster assembly factor, mitochondrial isoform X2, with the protein MLGRHQVTLAMTKRLISSKVSPHQEALMARGLPKRKNLPGVENIVVVASGKGGVGKSTVAVNLSVSLASMGKRVGLLDADVFGPSIPLMMNIHEEPLVNDNNHIIPPVNYGVKCLSMGMLTKEGDAIIWRGPLVMSALQRLLKGTVWGPLDILIVDTPPGTGDIHLSLTQNVPITGVLLVSTPQTASLEVTLRGAQMYKTFGVPIFGLAENMGHTICGNCHHKIEIFKNNTQKFVKQMNTKILTSIPMDGNITECCDVGVPMVLKYKDGEYAKSFKSLALEILQNIDANKEKINDQS; encoded by the exons atgttggGCAGACATCAAGTGACATTGGCCATGACAAAG cgTTTGATTTCTTCAAAAGTATCACCACACCAGGAAGCGTTAATGGCCAGAGGATTACCAAAGAGAAAAAATCTACCTggagtagaaaatattgttgtaGTAGCATCAGGAAAAGGAGGAGTTGGAAAATCTACAGTTGCAGTCAACTTATCGGTATCATTAGCATCGATGGGAAAACGAGTGGGTCTTTTGGATGCTGATGTATTTGGACCATCTATACCACTTATGATGAACATTCATGAGGAACCTTTGGTGAATGACAATAACCATATAATACCTCCAGTGAACTATGGAGTTAAGTGTCTATCCATGGGTATGTTAACTAAAGAAGGCGATGCTATTATTTGGCGAGGACCATTAGTCATGTCTGCCCTGCAGCGACTTTTGAAAGGAACTGTTTGGGGACCTTTGGATATTTTAATAGTAGACACTCCGCCAGGAACTGGTGATATACATCTGTCATTAACACAAAATGTACCAATTACTGGTGTGCTTCTAGTAAGTACGCCACAAACTGCCTCTTTGGAAGTTACGCTCAGAGGAGCACAAATGTACAAAACATTTGGCGTTCCTATATTTGGTCTGGCCGAAAACATGGGTCATACGATTTGTGGAAATTGTCACCACAAGATAgagatatttaaaaataatacccaaaaatttgttaaacaaatgaatacaaaaatattaacatCTATCCCTATGGATGGAAATATAACAGAATGCTGTGATGTCGGTGTACCTATGGTACTCAAATATAAGGATGGTGAATATGCCAAAAGTTTTAAATCTTTAGCATTAGAAATTCTTCAAAACATTGATGCCAATAAGGAAAAAATAAATGACCAATCTTAA
- the LOC142223422 gene encoding uncharacterized protein LOC142223422 has protein sequence MSLFVLDTAGNQDLLKSESVSAPKFNSKQRKIINDATSKTSNRVTIAHDAKDVEEQSNAKEKYDFFGLPPPSVDISDVIGNTLAVSRRKTSKVEQEMDQVILKSDEASRNKNEKKPRLKRMVDLDHSDFNEFTGKRDESQIFKTDVQKELSKSEMVSNLEQLKELPSITQKRQRALNRIERSKTKGKNWFNMPATELTEEAENDLKLLQMRSVLDPKHFYKKNDLKVLPKYFQIGTVQHSALDYYSERDVRKNKKHTLVDELLADTEAQKYIKRKNKEIVMMKQKYAQRKAMKKMKKLKKNK, from the exons atgtccttatttgTGCTTGATACAGCGGGCAACCAAGATCTATTAAAGTCCGAGTCTGTTTCCGCGCCAAAATTCAATtctaaacaaagaaaaataataaatgatgcCACTTCAAAGACTAGTAACAGAGTTACAATTGCACATGATGCCAAAGACGTGGAGGagcaaagcaatgcaaaggagaaATATGACTTCTTTG GTCTTCCACCACCCAGTGTTGATATATCCGATGTCATTGGAAATACCTTAGCGGTAAGTCGTAGAAAAACATCTAAGGTGGAACAGGAAATGGATCAAGTAATTTTAAAATCGGATGAAGCTAGCCGCAACAAGAATGAAAAGAAACCAAGACTGAAACGTATGGTAGATCTAGATCATTCGGATTTCAATGAATTCACAGGAAAACGAGACGAATCCCAAATATTCAAAACGGATGTACAAAAAGagttgtcaaaatcagaaatgGTATCAAATTTGGAACAGCTCAAAGAATTGCCAAGTATAACCCAAAAAAGGCAAAGAGCACTGAACAGG ATTGAACGTTCGAAAACCAAAGGCAAAAACTGGTTCAACATGCCCGCAACAGAGCTAACTGAAGAGGCTGAAAATGATTTGAAACTTCTACAAATGCGTTCTGTTTTGGATcccaaacatttctataagaagAACGATTTGAAAGTATTACCTAAATATTTCCAg ATCGGTACAGTACAACATTCTGCATTGGATTATTATAGTGAACGTGATGTACGCAAGAATAAGAAACACACGTTGGTTGATGAACTATTGGCAGACACCGAAGCTCAGAAGTATATTAAACGCAAGAATAAAGAAATTGTAATGATGAAACAGAAATATGCGCAACGCAAAGCCATGAAGAAGATGAAGAAACTTAAGAAGAATAAATAG